Proteins encoded by one window of Candidatus Zixiibacteriota bacterium:
- a CDS encoding ornithine cyclodeaminase family protein, with translation MLYLERTPIDRILSIGEMIEAVEEALRELARGRGFDLPRRRIHHPNRMIFGLLPGSVGGFMGAYLQTDLDRRLHHESIILYSVETGEPLILFQDCSINEFRTAAAGAIGAKHLARAAARRAAVFGSATHAAMQLKAACAVRELKEVKVFSPNEKSRTRFAESMARELGIAVVPAEHPEEALDGADLVITATDSRTPVFDGRRLPEGTHVTSIANGDATRTRREIDDATMRRADAIFITSKETVCANESDIFRAVRDGVLSWDRVREIGDLLLGKAPGRRHDRDITLYKLQGTGIMDVAVGARAYEKLKDGGPARRL, from the coding sequence GTGCTCTATCTGGAACGGACCCCCATCGACCGGATCCTGTCGATCGGCGAAATGATCGAGGCGGTCGAGGAAGCCCTGCGCGAGCTGGCGCGCGGGCGCGGCTTCGACTTGCCGCGCCGGCGCATCCACCACCCGAACCGCATGATCTTCGGCCTGCTGCCCGGGTCGGTGGGCGGTTTCATGGGCGCCTACCTGCAAACCGATCTCGACCGCCGGCTGCACCATGAGTCGATCATCCTCTACAGCGTCGAGACCGGCGAACCGTTGATCCTGTTTCAGGACTGCTCGATCAACGAGTTCAGGACCGCGGCTGCCGGAGCGATCGGCGCCAAGCATCTTGCCCGCGCCGCGGCGCGCCGGGCCGCGGTCTTCGGCAGCGCCACCCACGCCGCAATGCAGCTCAAGGCCGCGTGCGCCGTTCGCGAGCTGAAAGAAGTCAAGGTCTTCAGTCCGAACGAGAAGAGCCGGACCCGCTTCGCCGAGTCGATGGCCCGCGAGCTGGGGATCGCCGTCGTGCCGGCTGAGCATCCCGAGGAAGCGCTCGACGGCGCAGACCTCGTCATCACGGCGACCGATTCGCGCACGCCGGTATTCGACGGGCGCCGCCTGCCGGAGGGAACGCACGTGACCTCGATCGCCAACGGCGATGCGACCCGAACGCGGCGGGAGATCGACGACGCCACGATGCGCCGGGCCGATGCGATCTTCATCACGTCGAAGGAGACCGTGTGCGCGAACGAAAGCGACATTTTCCGCGCGGTCCGCGACGGCGTCCTCTCCTGGGATCGCGTCCGGGAGATCGGCGACCTCCTGCTGGGGAAGGCGCCCGGAAGACGCCACGACCGGGACATCACGCTCTACAAGCTTCAGGGGACCGGGATCATGGACGTGGCGGTCGGCGCCAGAGCCTACGAGAAGCTGAAGGACGGCGGTCCGGCGCGGCGGCTCTAG
- a CDS encoding PPOX class F420-dependent oxidoreductase, producing MADRIPDQFRDLFSKPAFAHLATIMKDGSPQVTPVWVDFDGTYVRVNTAKGRVKDRNMRRNKKVALSIQDPDNPYRYLAVRGEVAEITEQGADDHIDALTKKYLGKERYPYRQPGEVRVMYKIRPERVSTMG from the coding sequence ATGGCAGACCGCATACCCGATCAGTTCCGAGACCTGTTTTCCAAGCCCGCCTTCGCCCATCTCGCCACGATCATGAAGGACGGAAGCCCGCAGGTCACTCCGGTGTGGGTCGACTTCGACGGCACGTACGTGCGCGTCAACACGGCGAAGGGACGCGTCAAGGACAGAAACATGCGCCGCAACAAGAAGGTTGCCCTGTCCATCCAGGACCCGGACAATCCCTACCGTTACCTGGCCGTCCGGGGGGAAGTCGCCGAGATCACCGAGCAGGGAGCGGACGATCACATCGACGCGCTCACCAAGAAATACCTGGGAAAAGAGCGTTATCCATACCGCCAGCCGGGCGAAGTCCGGGTGATGTACAAGATCCGACCGGAGCGTGTCTCGACCATGGGATGA
- a CDS encoding ABC transporter substrate-binding protein, which translates to MTSFARWALVAAALSFASLASAANEKINTSYISITPGSSTVVWIAKEARLFEKHGLDATPIFISGSIRGIQSILAGEIPVGEGGGPGLTSARLAGADVVAIAGNVNVLPYYLVAHPSIKKPEDLKGKIGGNHIAGTTAEFALRVGLKKMGLDPAKDVTLRVIGGTIDRMVALQKGIVQFTVATEAGKATAEKLGFPTLIDMANLKIPFPQNGLYTTGRLVRERPDLIRRYLRAYVEAIHFYKTRKEETLKIMRKYSRVEDRKVLEEAWDWHARFIPDAPYPPVEGYQLILQETAASNPKAAQANARDFVDSRFVKELEESGFIKSLYRR; encoded by the coding sequence ATGACATCGTTCGCTCGATGGGCTCTGGTGGCCGCCGCGCTCTCGTTCGCTTCGCTCGCGTCCGCGGCGAACGAGAAGATCAACACCTCTTACATTTCCATCACGCCGGGCTCTTCCACCGTGGTCTGGATCGCGAAGGAGGCGCGGCTGTTCGAGAAGCACGGCCTCGACGCGACGCCGATCTTCATCTCCGGCAGCATCCGCGGGATCCAGTCGATCCTGGCGGGAGAGATCCCTGTCGGCGAGGGCGGCGGGCCCGGTCTCACCAGCGCTCGCCTGGCCGGAGCGGACGTCGTCGCGATCGCCGGCAACGTGAACGTGCTGCCCTACTATCTCGTCGCGCATCCCTCCATCAAGAAGCCGGAGGACCTCAAGGGGAAGATCGGCGGCAACCACATCGCAGGCACCACTGCCGAGTTCGCACTGCGCGTCGGGCTGAAAAAGATGGGCCTCGACCCGGCGAAGGACGTGACGCTCAGAGTCATCGGCGGCACGATCGACCGCATGGTCGCGCTGCAGAAGGGGATCGTCCAGTTCACGGTGGCGACCGAAGCCGGGAAGGCGACGGCCGAAAAGCTGGGTTTCCCCACCTTGATCGACATGGCGAACCTGAAGATTCCGTTCCCCCAGAACGGCCTCTATACCACCGGCAGGCTCGTGCGAGAGCGTCCGGACCTGATTCGAAGGTACCTCCGCGCCTACGTCGAGGCGATCCATTTCTACAAGACGCGGAAGGAAGAAACTCTGAAGATCATGCGCAAGTACTCCCGGGTCGAGGATCGCAAGGTGCTGGAAGAAGCCTGGGACTGGCACGCGCGCTTCATCCCCGACGCCCCCTATCCTCCCGTGGAAGGCTACCAGCTGATTCTTCAGGAGACCGCGGCGAGTAACCCGAAAGCCGCTCAGGCCAATGCCAGGGACTTCGTCGACTCTCGCTTCGTAAAGGAGCTCGAAGAAAGCGGGTTCATCAAGTCGCTTTACCGGCGCTGA
- a CDS encoding O-acetyl-ADP-ribose deacetylase, translating into MSEVRKFLGGRVVVKVGDITREAVDAIVNAANSSLMGGGGVDGAIHRAGGPEILAECREIRRTRFPDGLPTGQAVITTAGKMPAKHVIHTVGPVYGRGGEDKAELLAACYRNSLRLAADHGLKTVAFPAISTGIYGYPREEAAKVSSRAIEEFLRAEPAVREVRLVFFSPEDAAVFVANQAFTED; encoded by the coding sequence ATGAGCGAGGTTCGAAAGTTTCTCGGAGGCCGCGTGGTGGTCAAGGTCGGCGACATCACGCGCGAGGCGGTGGACGCGATCGTCAACGCCGCCAACAGCTCGTTGATGGGCGGAGGCGGAGTGGACGGCGCCATTCATCGGGCCGGCGGACCGGAAATCCTCGCCGAGTGCAGGGAAATCCGGCGCACCCGTTTTCCCGACGGTTTGCCGACCGGGCAGGCGGTGATCACGACGGCGGGAAAGATGCCCGCGAAGCACGTCATTCACACGGTCGGCCCGGTGTACGGCCGCGGGGGAGAGGACAAGGCGGAGCTGCTGGCGGCCTGTTACCGCAACTCGCTCCGCCTGGCGGCCGACCACGGCCTCAAAACCGTGGCGTTTCCGGCGATCTCGACCGGCATCTACGGCTATCCGCGGGAGGAGGCGGCAAAGGTCTCTTCGCGCGCGATCGAGGAATTCTTGCGCGCCGAGCCGGCCGTGCGCGAGGTCAGGCTGGTTTTCTTCAGCCCCGAAGACGCTGCCGTCTTCGTCGCCAACCAGGCGTTTACCGAGGATTGA
- a CDS encoding glycosyltransferase family 87 protein, with protein MRLYRLMLAGLLSASLTANLATLWVNLDRMAAGYGDFVIFYTGAEIVNDGRVAELFKVETQQAYQRKFDVPQFEWPLPFNHAPYELAIFLPLARLSYPVAHAVWSAFNVVLLLAIAFWLSPHLEPGYRLLFTALTAAFFPTMEALRMGQDSILSTALLVACFAALKRGRDAAAGVLLALGLYKPQLVLPFAGVFLVQRRWKTVAAFGVTGAVLAAVSLAAVGWQGALDLLSILRSMHDYSYIVNPRNMPNIRGLLEVALPAPALSGGTLVAASSLALYGGCLFFCRGTRDAAEPGFDLRFALAIVTTTLVTYHLYSHDLMPLVIALGIVSGEALAGRMTAPAARFGFLALLPIFYVPLVPSLLVRDRVFGWGAAPLLLLYGLLVSELAARERPLPRPR; from the coding sequence ATGAGGCTCTACAGGCTGATGCTGGCGGGGTTGCTGAGCGCGTCGCTGACGGCCAATCTCGCCACCCTCTGGGTCAACCTGGACCGCATGGCCGCCGGGTACGGGGACTTCGTGATCTTTTACACGGGAGCGGAAATCGTGAACGACGGCCGGGTCGCAGAGCTCTTCAAGGTCGAAACCCAGCAGGCCTACCAGCGGAAGTTCGACGTTCCGCAGTTCGAATGGCCGCTGCCTTTCAACCACGCGCCCTATGAGCTGGCCATCTTTCTGCCGCTGGCCCGCCTTTCGTATCCCGTCGCGCACGCGGTCTGGTCCGCGTTCAACGTGGTCCTGCTTCTCGCGATCGCGTTTTGGCTGTCTCCCCATCTCGAACCGGGTTACCGGCTCCTGTTCACGGCCCTGACCGCCGCCTTCTTTCCGACCATGGAAGCGCTGAGGATGGGGCAGGACTCGATTCTGTCCACCGCGTTGCTGGTTGCCTGTTTCGCCGCCCTCAAGCGAGGGCGCGACGCCGCCGCGGGAGTTCTGCTCGCCCTCGGGCTCTACAAGCCGCAGCTGGTGTTGCCGTTTGCCGGCGTTTTTCTGGTTCAGCGCCGCTGGAAAACGGTGGCCGCCTTCGGCGTAACAGGCGCCGTGCTCGCCGCCGTCTCGCTTGCCGCGGTCGGATGGCAGGGCGCGCTCGATCTTCTATCGATTCTCCGCTCGATGCACGATTACAGTTACATCGTGAATCCGCGGAACATGCCCAATATCCGAGGGCTGCTTGAGGTCGCGCTGCCGGCTCCGGCGCTTTCCGGCGGCACGCTCGTTGCCGCGTCGTCGCTCGCGCTTTACGGGGGATGCCTCTTTTTCTGTCGGGGAACGCGAGACGCCGCCGAGCCGGGCTTCGACCTCAGATTCGCGCTCGCCATCGTCACCACGACGCTCGTCACTTACCATCTCTATTCCCACGATCTCATGCCGCTGGTGATCGCGCTCGGCATCGTCTCGGGCGAGGCGCTCGCCGGCCGCATGACAGCTCCGGCGGCCCGGTTCGGCTTTCTGGCGCTGCTGCCGATTTTCTACGTGCCGTTGGTTCCGAGCTTGCTGGTTCGCGATCGGGTTTTCGGCTGGGGCGCCGCCCCGCTGCTGCTGCTCTACGGGCTGCTCGTATCGGAGCTCGCGGCGCGCGAGCGTCCGTTGCCGCGGCCGCGTTGA
- a CDS encoding HNH endonuclease, translated as MEPSSFLVEVTEEEVRRERRRARELRASQWWKRKRARGVCYHCGKKFPPRELTMDHLVPIIRGGKSTKGNVVPSCRRCNAARKYRLPFEEPGV; from the coding sequence ATGGAGCCGTCGTCGTTCCTCGTCGAGGTGACCGAAGAAGAGGTGCGGCGCGAGCGGCGCCGGGCCCGGGAGCTTCGCGCCAGCCAGTGGTGGAAACGCAAGCGGGCCCGCGGCGTCTGCTACCATTGCGGCAAGAAGTTTCCGCCGAGGGAGTTGACCATGGACCACCTGGTGCCGATCATCCGCGGGGGAAAATCGACCAAGGGCAACGTGGTTCCGAGCTGCAGGCGCTGTAACGCGGCGCGGAAATACCGCCTGCCGTTCGAGGAGCCTGGGGTCTGA
- a CDS encoding RidA family protein, which translates to MNREPIRTDKAPPAIGPYSQGIKANGFIFTAGQIALKPDTGALVDGDVTVQTRQVMENLKAVLEAAGSSLDRVVKTTVYLRRMSDFAAMNQVYQEYLGNAVPARSTVAVAELPRGALVEIDVIALTG; encoded by the coding sequence ATGAACCGCGAACCGATTCGAACCGATAAGGCGCCCCCTGCCATCGGCCCTTACAGCCAGGGAATCAAAGCCAACGGCTTCATTTTCACGGCCGGTCAGATCGCCCTGAAGCCGGACACGGGGGCCCTGGTCGATGGAGACGTCACCGTCCAGACCCGCCAGGTCATGGAAAACCTCAAGGCGGTTCTCGAGGCAGCCGGCTCGTCGCTCGACCGGGTTGTCAAGACGACCGTGTACCTCAGGCGGATGAGCGACTTTGCGGCGATGAACCAGGTTTACCAGGAATATCTCGGAAACGCCGTCCCGGCCCGTTCCACTGTCGCGGTCGCGGAATTGCCGCGCGGCGCGCTGGTCGAAATCGACGTGATCGCTCTGACCGGATGA
- a CDS encoding zf-TFIIB domain-containing protein, which yields MIRCPECDAAMNPVTARANPGSLIELDQCPSCGGIWCDRWELFPVQPGEAERLETLDHELLRSRRPARRENLYCPRCTAPLASPADPLLGPDLRLRRCLRCDGIWLKRGQLSRYKRWQEKIREKKLPRDVDLKRLGRLADDPNAWVVTGTGGMFAYPRGRETEVAMSGLLREVLEALVRLIFQ from the coding sequence ATGATCCGTTGTCCTGAGTGCGACGCTGCGATGAACCCGGTGACCGCCCGTGCCAATCCCGGCTCGCTCATCGAGCTCGATCAATGTCCGAGTTGCGGCGGGATCTGGTGCGATCGCTGGGAGCTTTTTCCCGTTCAGCCGGGAGAGGCCGAGCGCTTGGAAACGCTCGACCACGAGCTCTTGCGCAGCCGGAGGCCCGCCCGCAGGGAGAATCTCTACTGCCCGCGATGCACGGCGCCGCTCGCATCTCCGGCGGACCCGCTTCTCGGACCGGATCTCCGGCTCCGGCGCTGCCTGAGATGCGACGGCATCTGGCTCAAGCGCGGCCAGCTCTCCAGATACAAGCGCTGGCAGGAGAAGATCCGGGAGAAGAAGCTTCCGAGGGACGTAGATTTAAAGAGGCTCGGCCGGCTCGCGGACGATCCGAACGCGTGGGTCGTCACCGGTACGGGTGGAATGTTCGCCTACCCGCGCGGGCGGGAAACCGAGGTCGCCATGTCGGGCTTGTTGCGGGAGGTCCTGGAGGCACTGGTCCGGCTGATCTTTCAGTGA
- a CDS encoding M48 family metallopeptidase has translation MLLVAAFLAFFALCGLAIDFVYFGAFTSGGPPFPVAAPAALVGSGLIAAGAYRFGDRLLLRSLGAEPLDPVVPEHRELRNVVTEMALASGCPMPGIWVIYDPAPNAFATGRDERSAAVCATTGLLALLNREETQGVVAHEMAHIKNNDTLLMMLVAVLLGAVALLSDWAQRTAGALPRRRGARIKLVFALPALLLIAISPLVSRLLAMAVSRRREYLADACAAEFTRNPLGLAKALEKIRDAGLPFHRAPRGTAHLFFVDPLRRRMGEREGRLADWLATHPPIEHRIELLYRMAGIPRASQARPVDGVRESAK, from the coding sequence GTGCTCCTCGTGGCGGCGTTTCTCGCGTTTTTCGCTCTTTGCGGTCTCGCAATCGATTTCGTCTACTTCGGCGCCTTTACGAGCGGGGGGCCGCCGTTCCCCGTGGCGGCGCCGGCCGCTCTGGTCGGCTCGGGGCTGATCGCGGCGGGGGCGTATCGCTTCGGCGACCGGCTGCTCCTCCGCTCGCTCGGGGCGGAGCCGTTGGATCCTGTGGTTCCCGAGCATCGCGAGCTTCGTAACGTGGTGACGGAAATGGCGCTCGCCTCCGGCTGCCCGATGCCCGGAATCTGGGTGATCTACGATCCGGCACCGAACGCCTTCGCCACGGGACGGGACGAGCGGTCCGCGGCGGTTTGCGCTACCACCGGCCTGCTGGCGCTGCTCAACCGCGAGGAGACTCAGGGCGTGGTCGCCCACGAGATGGCGCACATCAAGAACAACGACACGCTGCTCATGATGCTGGTCGCGGTGCTTCTGGGAGCCGTAGCGCTGCTTTCGGACTGGGCCCAGCGAACCGCCGGAGCGCTGCCGCGGCGCCGCGGCGCCCGGATAAAGCTCGTCTTCGCTCTTCCTGCGCTTCTGTTGATCGCCATCTCGCCGCTGGTCTCGCGGCTGCTCGCGATGGCGGTCTCGCGGCGGCGGGAGTACCTCGCGGACGCCTGTGCGGCCGAATTCACGCGCAACCCGCTGGGCCTGGCGAAGGCGCTCGAAAAAATTCGCGACGCGGGGCTGCCGTTTCACCGCGCGCCGCGCGGAACCGCCCATCTGTTTTTCGTCGATCCGCTGCGGCGGCGGATGGGCGAGCGCGAAGGCCGGCTGGCCGACTGGCTCGCCACCCATCCGCCGATCGAGCACCGCATCGAGCTGCTTTACCGGATGGCGGGGATCCCGCGGGCTTCCCAGGCGCGGCCGGTCGACGGTGTTCGCGAAAGCGCGAAATGA
- a CDS encoding LemA family protein: MSWVFWGLIFLVVGWVIWTYNGLVALQHQIQNAWKQLEVQLKRRYDLIPNLVESVKGYMSFEQETLEKVIEARSRAMASTGVKETAQAQSDLTQSLGRIFALMESYPELKSNENVLRLQEELTTTENRLAFARQYYNDLVMRFNLKQEVFPSNVVASFFRFRPSEFFNVPDDEKVVPRVNLTLPT; encoded by the coding sequence GTGAGCTGGGTCTTCTGGGGACTGATCTTCCTCGTGGTCGGTTGGGTGATCTGGACCTACAACGGCCTGGTCGCCCTGCAACATCAGATCCAGAACGCCTGGAAGCAGCTCGAGGTTCAGCTCAAGCGCCGCTACGACCTGATCCCCAATCTGGTCGAGAGCGTCAAGGGATACATGAGTTTCGAGCAGGAGACCCTGGAAAAGGTCATCGAGGCGAGGAGCCGGGCGATGGCCTCGACCGGAGTCAAGGAGACCGCGCAGGCGCAGTCCGATCTGACGCAGTCGCTGGGAAGGATCTTCGCATTGATGGAGAGCTATCCCGAGCTGAAGTCGAACGAGAACGTGCTCCGCCTGCAGGAAGAGCTGACCACCACGGAGAACCGGCTCGCTTTCGCGCGCCAGTACTACAACGATCTGGTGATGCGCTTCAATCTCAAACAGGAAGTGTTCCCCTCGAACGTGGTGGCGAGCTTCTTCCGGTTCCGCCCGAGCGAGTTCTTCAACGTGCCCGACGACGAAAAGGTGGTGCCGCGCGTCAATCTCACCCTGCCGACTTGA
- a CDS encoding alpha-hydroxy-acid oxidizing protein, which yields MRPVEKPLAHMGLRDLRAVARARMPAEAWRHFDGAAESRATFHRNPRAFARYLFRQRIFHDVTDPDLSIELFGVRLSMPAAVAPVGSFSLIAEDAERHVAEGAERAGAMVFCSAAAKFGPAEWRAASKAPLVFMAYMNRGRDEMGRSAKLAEDLGFSAVGITMDTVRPVKIGDEVPLSTKDGKPRRGHPATPKDIEWMKRQVSLPVVIKGIMGAEDARIAVEAGADAVVVSNHGGRILDYNRSALEALPEVASAVGARVPVLFDSGIRSGGDIVKAVALGARAALVGRPVAWGVGAYGAAGVERVFSVLEEEMKRVLCMTGTPSIRAVRPEILIRDDPGALP from the coding sequence ATGCGGCCGGTCGAGAAACCGTTGGCGCACATGGGCCTGCGGGATCTTCGCGCCGTCGCTCGGGCGAGGATGCCCGCCGAGGCCTGGCGTCACTTCGACGGCGCGGCGGAGAGCCGCGCGACTTTTCATCGAAATCCGCGCGCGTTCGCGCGTTATCTTTTCCGCCAGCGGATCTTCCACGACGTGACCGATCCCGATCTGTCGATCGAGCTGTTCGGAGTCCGGCTTTCCATGCCGGCCGCCGTCGCGCCGGTGGGAAGCTTCAGCCTGATCGCCGAGGACGCCGAGCGCCACGTGGCCGAGGGAGCCGAACGTGCGGGAGCGATGGTCTTCTGCAGCGCGGCGGCCAAGTTCGGCCCGGCGGAGTGGCGCGCCGCCTCCAAGGCACCGCTGGTTTTCATGGCGTACATGAACCGGGGCCGTGACGAGATGGGAAGGTCGGCGAAGCTCGCCGAGGATCTCGGGTTTTCGGCCGTCGGCATCACCATGGACACGGTGCGCCCGGTCAAGATCGGCGATGAGGTGCCGCTTTCCACGAAGGACGGCAAGCCGCGTCGGGGCCATCCGGCCACGCCGAAGGACATCGAATGGATGAAACGCCAGGTCTCGCTGCCCGTGGTGATCAAGGGGATCATGGGAGCGGAAGACGCGCGCATCGCGGTCGAGGCGGGCGCGGACGCGGTGGTGGTCTCGAACCACGGCGGCCGCATCCTGGACTACAATCGCTCCGCGCTGGAGGCGCTCCCGGAGGTCGCGTCGGCGGTGGGGGCGAGGGTGCCGGTGCTGTTCGACAGCGGCATTCGAAGCGGCGGAGACATCGTCAAGGCGGTCGCCCTCGGGGCTCGCGCCGCCCTGGTGGGCCGCCCGGTGGCCTGGGGCGTCGGCGCGTACGGGGCGGCCGGCGTGGAAAGGGTCTTCAGCGTTCTCGAGGAAGAGATGAAGCGCGTGCTTTGCATGACCGGCACGCCGAGCATCCGGGCGGTGAGGCCCGAGATCCTGATCCGCGACGACCCGGGAGCGCTGCCGTGA